Proteins encoded by one window of Lycium barbarum isolate Lr01 chromosome 11, ASM1917538v2, whole genome shotgun sequence:
- the LOC132619690 gene encoding putative FBD-associated F-box protein At1g61330: MVRVIPYFIKRLFSSCAVLQSLGLVYCSYIGELTIKGSNRFRTLLIRDCGNIILITIDTPSISTFHYDGEINKIKFVNPIRLNDVILDFDTTKGVQQLSERGDLMEVLRNVETLSVNHTLLEGLSPRYVNFEYRDMEYYLPNLKELQLVRRGLSLVNPWDILSFVKNCPQIERLFLDFGDYAMEAASYWNLVAKENFENSQTEFPQLKLLKVKGFKKLELEEKLLNYFLLHARFLESLITIESKGNRLKSKLSNVITASKKLFVAVSRKSQSVLAGSARKLLSGTLG; this comes from the exons ATGGTAAGAGTCATACCTTATTTTATTAAAAGGTTGTTTTCAAGTTGTGCGGTTCTCCAATCTTTGGGTTTGGTGTATTGTTCTTATATTGGAGAACTTACAATTAAAGGTTCAAATAGGTTTAGAACTCTTTTGATTAGGGATTGTGGTAACATCATTTTGATCACTATTGATACTCCAAGTATTAGCACATTTCATTATGATGGTGAGATTAACAAAATCAAATTTGTGAATCCAATAAGATTAAACGATGTGATATTGGATTTTGATACCACAAAGGGAGTTCAACAATTAAGTGAAAGGGGTGATTTGATGGAAGTCTTGAGAAATGTTGAAACTCTCTCAGTTAACCACACTCTTCTTGAG ggGCTTTCTCCAAGATATGTGAATTTTGAATACAGAGATATGGAGTACTATCTTCCGAATTTGAAGGAGCTTCAATTGGTTAGACGTGGATTGAGCTTGGTTAACCCTTGGGATATTCTTTCCTTTGTCAAGAATTGTCCCCAAATTGAGAGACTCTTTCTTGAT TTTGGTGATTATGCAATGGAAGCCGCAAGTTATTGGAATCTAGTGGCAAAGGAAAACTTTGAGAATTCCCAAACAGAATTTCCACAACTCAAGCTATTAAAGGTGAAAGGATTCAAGAAGCTTGAGCTTGAAGAGAAATTGCTAAATTATTTCTTGTTGCATGCAAGGTTCCTTGAGTCTTTGATTACAATTGAATCAAAGGGTAATCGTCTAAAAAGTAAACTGAGTAATGTCATTACAGCTTCAAAG AAGCTGTTTGTAGCTGTTTCTAGAAAGTCTCAAAGTGTACTTGCTGGAAGTGCCcgcaagcttttgagtggtacactaggctag